Below is a genomic region from Streptomyces sp. NBC_00461.
ACTAGCTGAAGGACGGCCTGAAGGGGTCCGCGCGCCGGGCCGTCAAGCCGTCAACGCCTTCCCGGGCGCGGACAATTCGGACGCTGAGCCGTGCGAGCTCCAGGAGCCGTGCTGTGCCGGCCGGCGAGATGGGCCCCTGAAGCGCGTCGACGAGGTCGGCCGCAAAACCGGGCCTGCCCAACACCTTCGACCTCGGACAGGGCCACAGGGGCTGTTGGAGAGTGCGCGGAGGGGCCGCTGCCCCCGAGCGGCTGCGGCCCCTTCCGCGCGACAAGTGCGTCCCGTGGGTCAGAGCACCCGCACCGCGCCGGTCGGCGGGTCGTAGGACAGCGGCCTCTCGACGACACCGCTCGACGGGTTCTGCGCGCCGACGAACATGCCGTCACCCACGTACACCGCCACGTGATAGGCGCTGCCCGCGCTGCCCCAGTAGAGGATGTCGCCCGGCTGCAGGTTGCTCAGCGAGACCTGCGTGCCGGCCGTCGACTGGTCCTGCGAGACGCGCGGCAGGCTGATGCCGATCTGCTTGAACGCGGTCTGCACCAGGCCCGAGCAGTCATAGGCGGACGAACCGGTGGCACCGGACACATACGCCTTGCCGACCTGCGCCTTGACGAAGCTGACGATCGCGGCGGCCGAACCCGTGGCCGTCGACGAACCCGTCGAGACGGTGGAGGTCGTGGACGCGGCGAGGGTGGTCCGCTCCGCGCTGCGGGAGACGGCCCGCTCGGCGGCGGCCTTGCGAGCGGCCTCGGCCTTCTTCTTGGCCTCCGCCTTCTGCTTCGCCTCGGCGAGGTCCGCCTTGGCCTGCTTCGCGGCGTTTGCGGCGGCCGTGTCACGCTCGGCCTGCAGCTGGTAGTTCGCGGCCGCCTGCTGCGTGGCGTCCGCGGACTGGGCGACCTGAGTGGCCAGATCGGCCGTCAGGGTGGGCAGTTCGAGCGTCTGTGTCACCGGCTCGGCGGCGTTCGCCGAAGCCGACGCACCCGCCGCTGCCATGCCGAGGACGCCACCGGTGACTCCGACGCGCACAGCGAGCGTCGTGGACGCTGTGCGGCGGGGTTTCCGGTGGCTGCGTATGTGAGCGGTGTGGGACATGAGAACAACCGGTATCAGGGGCTCCTCCATACCTTCAAGAAACGTGTGCTGCGCCACAGTTGTTCAATCGGCACTCCGAATACCTGGCCTCTCGACCTTTATTGACGCCGTAACGGACATTGCGGGCCAGGCCCGCTGCCCCTGTGATCACGGTCTTTCATCGTTACGCCCGAATTGCCCCGCGCCTACCACTGGTTGGGACCGGTGGCCAAGCCCCGTTCTCAGGCGCCTCTCACGGGTGTGGCGGAGGTCACGCAACGGTCTCGGCCCAGCCCGCGTCCCGCGCGAAGATCACGACCTGATTGCGCTCGGGTCACGACCGGGCTCCGCTCGTGAATGTGCGCACGCGTCCACACCGCATCACCCACCTCGCTCTGACGTGTGAACGCGAGCCACTACCAGGACGCCCCGTCCAACTCCAATTTGCATGCAGAGGAAGTCTCTTGATATTGAGACGACCCCTCCGAGCTGGGCCGACGAGCGGAAATGTCACCTCTGGTGACCACTCGGACGCTTCCAGTACGAAGATCACCGCTCATCCGACTTCATGATCCTTCGTCAGGTGGTGGAGATCACAAAGCTTGTGCAATACCCCGTGTCGCAGATCACAGAGCGGCGGGCATAAGATGCGAGGCAGTTGGGCTTGTGACCTGCTTCACATGTTCTCGATCTTCGCCGGGACGGGCGAGGTTGGAGTGACGTATGAGGTCGGTGTGAGTCCGCCACCATCGCCAGCAGTCAGTGCCGACTGAGAGGAGCGAGGAGCGGTGAACGCATATGCGCCCATCCTCGTACTGGGAGCCCTCGGGGCAGGCTTTGCGATCTTCTCCGTGGTCATGGCCACGCTGATCGGTCCGAAGCGGTACAACCGGGCCAAGCTCGAGGCCTACGAGTGCGGGATCGAGCCGACCCCCACGCCGGCCGGCGGCGGGCGCTTCCCCATCAAGTACTACCTGACGGCGATGCTCTTCATCGTCTTCGACATCGAGATCGTCTTCCTCTACCCCTGGGCCGTCACCTTCGACGCCCTGGGGATCTTCGGGCTCGTGGAGATGCTGCTCTTCGTGCTCACCGTCTTCGTCGCGTACGCGTACGTATGGCGGCGCGGCGGCCTGGAATGGGACTGAGGGGCCTTAGAACATGGGACTCGAAGAAAAGCTGCCGAGCGGCTTCCTGCTGACCACCGTCGAGCAGGCCGCGGGCTGGGTGCGCAAGGCGTCCGTCTTCCCGGCCACGTTCGGCCTCGCCTGCTGCGCCATCGAAATGATGACCACCGGCGCCGGTCGCTACGACCTGGCGCGCTTCGGCATGGAGGTCTTCCGAGGTTCGCCCCGCCAGGCGGACCTGATGATCGTGGCCGGCCGGGTGAGCCAGAAGATGGCGCCGGTGCTGCGCCAGGTCTATGACCAGATGCCGAACCCCAAGTGGGTGATCTCCATGGGGGTCTGCGCCTCCTCGGGCGGCATGTTCAACAACTACGCGATCGTCCAGGGCGTCGACCACATCGTTCCGGTCGACATCTATCTGCCCGGCTGCCCGCCACGGCCCGAGATGCTGTTGGACGCCATCCTCAAGCTCCACCAGAAGATCCAGAGCTCCAAGCTCGGCGTGAACGCCGAGGAGGCGGCTCGCGAGGCGGAGGAAGCGGCGCTCAAGGCCCTGCCCACGATCGAGATGAAGGGGCTGCTGCGGTGAGCGACGCGAACGGCACCAACGGTGCGTCGAACGGGGTGAACCCCGAAAAGGACCTCGGCGCCTCCAACCTCCCCGGCCAGCGCGGCGACGGCGGCGAGGAGATCCGCGTCCAGCGCGGCATGTTCGGCGCCAACAACGGCGGCGACACCTCCGGCTACGGCGGCCTGGTCCGCTCGGTCCGGCTCCCTGGTCCGGCGGCCCGCCCCTACGGCGGCCCACGCGGCGGAGCCGCATATGGATACTTTGACGAGGTCGCCGACGAACTGGAAGGCGCCCTGGAGGAACAGGGTCTGCTCCCCGACAACGCGATCGAGAAAACGGTTGTCGACCGCGGCGAACTCACCTTCCACATCGAGCGCGAGCACCTGCTGCGCGTCGCCCGCACCCTGCGCGACGACCCGGCCCTGCGCTTCGAGCTGTGCACCGGGGTCAGCGGAGTCCACTATCTCCACGACAAGGGCCGCGAGCTGCACGCCGTCTACCACCTGCGCTCGATCACCCACAACCGGCTGATCCGCCTGGAGGTCAGCGCCCCGGACGCCGACCCGCACATCCCGTCCC
It encodes:
- a CDS encoding NADH-quinone oxidoreductase subunit C gives rise to the protein MSDANGTNGASNGVNPEKDLGASNLPGQRGDGGEEIRVQRGMFGANNGGDTSGYGGLVRSVRLPGPAARPYGGPRGGAAYGYFDEVADELEGALEEQGLLPDNAIEKTVVDRGELTFHIEREHLLRVARTLRDDPALRFELCTGVSGVHYLHDKGRELHAVYHLRSITHNRLIRLEVSAPDADPHIPSLVSVYPTNDWHERETYDFFGIVFDGHPALTRIMMPDDWQGHPQRKDYPLGGIPVEYKGAQIPAPDQRRSYS
- a CDS encoding C40 family peptidase → MSHTAHIRSHRKPRRTASTTLAVRVGVTGGVLGMAAAGASASANAAEPVTQTLELPTLTADLATQVAQSADATQQAAANYQLQAERDTAAANAAKQAKADLAEAKQKAEAKKKAEAARKAAAERAVSRSAERTTLAASTTSTVSTGSSTATGSAAAIVSFVKAQVGKAYVSGATGSSAYDCSGLVQTAFKQIGISLPRVSQDQSTAGTQVSLSNLQPGDILYWGSAGSAYHVAVYVGDGMFVGAQNPSSGVVERPLSYDPPTGAVRVL
- a CDS encoding NADH-quinone oxidoreductase subunit A; the protein is MNAYAPILVLGALGAGFAIFSVVMATLIGPKRYNRAKLEAYECGIEPTPTPAGGGRFPIKYYLTAMLFIVFDIEIVFLYPWAVTFDALGIFGLVEMLLFVLTVFVAYAYVWRRGGLEWD
- a CDS encoding NuoB/complex I 20 kDa subunit family protein, whose amino-acid sequence is MGLEEKLPSGFLLTTVEQAAGWVRKASVFPATFGLACCAIEMMTTGAGRYDLARFGMEVFRGSPRQADLMIVAGRVSQKMAPVLRQVYDQMPNPKWVISMGVCASSGGMFNNYAIVQGVDHIVPVDIYLPGCPPRPEMLLDAILKLHQKIQSSKLGVNAEEAAREAEEAALKALPTIEMKGLLR